One Paenibacillus crassostreae DNA segment encodes these proteins:
- the hmpA gene encoding NO-inducible flavohemoprotein, which translates to MLDQRTIEIIKSTVPVLQVHGTTITTTFYGMLFENHPELLNIFNHANQRQGKQQTALSNAVLAAAVNIDQLSNILPVVKQIAEKHRALGVLPEHYPIVGETLLAAIQQVLGDAATPEIIDAWGEAYGVIADAFISVEVEKYREAAEASGGWAGFRNFVVNQKVKESEFITSFYLSPQDGGAISSYLPGQYITLRVKPEGEKYTHIRHYSLSTAPGQPYYRITVKREDEADNKPAGVVSTYLHKSVDVGTVLEVSAPAGEFTLDQSIDIPVVLISGGVGLTPLVSMLETLASEQPERKVTYIHAAINGKLHALKGLVEDLVQSQSQLTTYVCYESPNEGDTYDKPGYIDLPWLQKIADPNADFYFCGPTPFMKAIYKALLEWKVPEERIHFEFFGPAGSLTE; encoded by the coding sequence ATGTTAGATCAACGTACTATTGAGATTATTAAATCAACCGTCCCCGTATTGCAAGTTCATGGAACGACGATCACTACCACTTTCTATGGCATGTTATTTGAGAATCATCCAGAGCTACTAAATATATTTAATCATGCTAACCAACGTCAAGGCAAACAACAGACTGCTCTATCTAACGCTGTACTCGCTGCAGCAGTTAATATTGATCAACTATCCAATATTCTGCCTGTCGTGAAACAAATTGCCGAGAAACACCGTGCATTAGGAGTATTACCTGAACATTATCCTATTGTTGGTGAGACGCTATTAGCCGCTATTCAACAGGTGCTTGGTGATGCTGCAACGCCAGAAATCATCGATGCTTGGGGTGAAGCCTATGGAGTTATTGCAGATGCCTTCATCAGTGTTGAAGTAGAGAAGTATCGTGAAGCTGCAGAGGCTTCTGGAGGCTGGGCTGGATTTAGAAATTTTGTCGTGAATCAAAAAGTTAAGGAAAGTGAATTTATTACTTCCTTCTACCTTTCTCCTCAAGACGGTGGCGCTATATCCTCTTACTTACCAGGACAGTATATCACTCTACGTGTTAAACCTGAAGGTGAGAAGTACACTCACATTCGACACTATAGCCTATCCACTGCACCCGGACAACCTTACTACCGCATCACTGTTAAACGCGAAGATGAGGCTGATAACAAGCCTGCAGGGGTCGTATCTACGTACCTACATAAATCCGTTGATGTTGGTACCGTCTTAGAAGTAAGCGCTCCTGCTGGAGAATTCACCTTAGATCAAAGTATTGATATTCCGGTCGTTCTAATTAGTGGTGGAGTCGGACTTACTCCATTAGTAAGTATGCTCGAGACGTTAGCGTCTGAACAGCCAGAACGTAAAGTCACATATATTCATGCTGCCATCAACGGAAAACTACATGCTTTAAAAGGATTAGTTGAGGATTTAGTTCAATCCCAATCTCAACTGACAACCTACGTATGTTATGAATCACCAAACGAAGGGGATACTTACGACAAACCAGGTTACATTGATCTACCATGGCTACAAAAGATCGCTGATCCTAACGCGGATTTCTATTTCTGTGGTCCTACCCCTTTTATGAAAGCTATATATAAAGCACTACTAGAATGGAAAGTACCTGAAGAAAGAATCCATTTCGAATTCTTTGGTCCTGCAGGTAGCTTGACAGAATAA
- a CDS encoding Crp/Fnr family transcriptional regulator, producing the protein MILHKGEILFRQGDTGEYLYHIKSGLFKVTRLHENGNMVLFNILYSGETVPHHSLITPKEMHGTAIALMRSEVEVIPASEWYRQLQEEPGKPLEIALLLQAKLRFMQQRLDHLTVGTPAERLELLTEWLHDFSHGVDVTELLTQEEIGQLIGVRRETVNRLLRLK; encoded by the coding sequence ATGATTCTACATAAAGGAGAGATTTTGTTCCGTCAAGGAGATACCGGGGAATATCTATATCATATTAAAAGTGGGCTATTCAAAGTGACCAGACTGCATGAGAATGGAAATATGGTACTGTTTAATATTCTATATTCGGGCGAAACGGTTCCGCATCACTCTCTTATTACTCCTAAGGAAATGCATGGTACAGCTATCGCATTGATGCGTAGCGAGGTAGAGGTTATACCTGCATCGGAATGGTATCGTCAACTGCAGGAGGAACCGGGGAAGCCTTTGGAAATAGCATTATTACTGCAGGCGAAGTTACGGTTTATGCAGCAGCGACTGGATCATCTGACGGTTGGTACGCCTGCGGAGCGCTTGGAACTGCTCACAGAATGGTTACATGATTTCTCACATGGTGTGGATGTGACAGAGCTGTTGACACAAGAGGAGATCGGGCAACTGATTGGGGTTCGGAGAGAAACGGTAAATCGTTTATTGAGATTGAAATAG
- a CDS encoding DNA polymerase IV — MRGKGERIIFLADCQSFYASVEKADHPQYKDRPVAVAGDPARRSGIILAACPIAKSYGVTSAERLGEALNKCPDLVVMRPRMQHYIDISLMITQIYQGYTDLVEIFSIDEQFLDVTGSLRMFGDPITIAQSIQRKVLQQTGVKVRIGISSNKVLSKIATDIWAKKNENGIFTLPKSEIETLLWPQSVNKMFGVGSRMTAHFARLGMHTIGDIARTPLPRLKERFRARFGKQSDIQAEVMWRTANGLDDSPVTPGTFNTAPKSVGHMITLPSDYTEIDQVNTILLELTEEVCRDCRRKGYMGSVISVSCMCSPYEDPTGFSRQMKMPDPTNNTNIVYEAAKTLFYRYWNTLPVRRIGLTLSNFVSDQEYQLTLFDDQIKTRALDKATDIIKDRYGSAAIIRASSLTPSGQAIERSHKIGGHYK, encoded by the coding sequence ATGCGTGGCAAAGGTGAACGGATCATATTTCTAGCAGATTGCCAGAGCTTCTACGCTAGTGTAGAAAAAGCGGATCATCCCCAATACAAGGATAGACCCGTAGCGGTGGCCGGGGATCCCGCACGTCGCTCAGGTATTATTCTAGCAGCCTGTCCTATAGCCAAGAGCTACGGAGTAACGTCAGCCGAACGGCTGGGTGAAGCCTTGAATAAATGTCCGGATCTAGTTGTCATGCGACCCAGAATGCAACATTATATTGATATCTCACTCATGATCACACAAATTTACCAAGGGTATACTGATCTCGTTGAGATTTTCTCCATTGATGAACAATTTCTTGATGTCACAGGGAGTCTACGGATGTTCGGAGATCCAATTACGATAGCTCAATCCATACAGCGTAAGGTTCTCCAACAGACAGGAGTAAAAGTGCGGATAGGTATTAGCTCGAATAAAGTACTGTCCAAGATTGCAACGGATATTTGGGCGAAAAAGAACGAGAATGGCATCTTCACCTTACCTAAGTCCGAGATTGAGACCTTATTATGGCCGCAATCTGTAAACAAAATGTTCGGTGTAGGATCCCGCATGACAGCTCACTTCGCACGTCTCGGGATGCATACCATCGGGGATATCGCTAGAACCCCCTTACCTCGATTAAAAGAACGATTTCGAGCCCGATTCGGTAAACAAAGTGACATTCAAGCCGAAGTCATGTGGAGAACAGCTAACGGATTGGATGACTCTCCTGTTACACCAGGTACATTTAACACAGCACCCAAATCCGTCGGACATATGATCACCCTCCCTAGCGATTATACTGAGATCGATCAAGTGAATACCATACTGCTTGAACTCACAGAAGAAGTATGTCGCGACTGTCGCCGCAAAGGATATATGGGTTCCGTTATTTCAGTGAGTTGCATGTGTAGTCCTTATGAAGATCCTACAGGCTTCTCACGACAAATGAAGATGCCTGATCCTACCAATAATACGAACATCGTCTATGAAGCAGCTAAGACACTTTTTTACCGATACTGGAACACACTTCCGGTAAGGCGAATTGGTCTAACCCTTAGCAATTTTGTATCCGATCAAGAATATCAGCTGACTCTGTTTGATGATCAGATCAAAACTCGAGCGTTAGACAAAGCCACTGATATCATCAAAGACCGTTATGGTAGTGCCGCGATCATCAGAGCATCATCATTAACACCTTCAGGCCAAGCAATAGAACGATCGCACAAAATCGGAGGTCATTATAAATGA
- a CDS encoding stage VI sporulation protein F — protein sequence MGYQQYGISPRLVERIKLKLKNPATKERVKELVDGITKQDLQNGPKVQRLVKSTAKLLNEKFTPAEEEQIIRFVLSQRIDPNNTFHLIKLWGMFR from the coding sequence TTGGGTTATCAGCAGTATGGAATTAGTCCGAGGCTAGTTGAGCGTATTAAACTTAAATTGAAAAATCCAGCCACCAAGGAGCGCGTCAAGGAGCTCGTTGACGGCATCACAAAACAGGATTTACAGAATGGCCCGAAGGTACAGAGACTAGTGAAATCCACAGCAAAGCTATTGAATGAGAAATTCACACCAGCGGAGGAAGAGCAAATTATTCGTTTTGTCTTAAGCCAACGTATTGATCCTAATAATACATTTCATCTGATTAAGTTGTGGGGTATGTTTCGGTAG
- the recG gene encoding ATP-dependent DNA helicase RecG, with amino-acid sequence MNLSLDQISVKQVRGVSALKEGELHAFGVFTVKDLLEYYPYRYEDYRLRSLSEVKSGDKITIQAKVIGIPVLQRYGGKSRLSCKMMAEEWMFTATWFNRHFLREQLVAGREIILNGKWDQQRMQLTVSDSEFPDQGIKKGGSLQPVYSVGAKITQAWIRKTIGQALTQYREMIPEILPQELLRKYQLLPRKKAISIIHQPEDTQEGQQGRRRMVYEELFLFQLKMQAFRSLSRGRMDGIVHTVENSAIREFVRSLPFELTDAQKKVELEILRDMRASYCMNRLLQGDVGSGKTIIAAIALFATVRSGFQGALMVPTEILSEQHLRSLVRLFEPFGITVGLLTGSVTGRKRKDLLASLQMGLIDVVVGTHALIQDEVFFRNLGLVVTDEQHRFGVNQRSVLRRKGYNPDVLTMTATPIPRTLAITSFGDMDVSTLTERPKGRIPISTYWVKHSMMDRVLGFISREVDQGRQAYLICPLIEESEKLDVQNVIDLHIQMQQAFPSYRVGLLHGRMTPAEKEEVMQAFNRNEVQLLISTTVVEVGVDVPNASLMIIMDADRFGLSQLHQLRGRVGRGQHASYCVLIADPKSEVGQERMKVMTETDDGFEVSRRDLDLRGPGDFFGTKQSGLPDFRLADMVSDFAVLEQARDDVSELLSEASFWTSPSYEPLRHYLQQEQIFQEDLID; translated from the coding sequence ATGAACCTTTCACTGGATCAAATTTCAGTTAAACAAGTGCGTGGCGTGAGTGCTCTTAAAGAGGGAGAACTTCACGCCTTTGGCGTCTTTACAGTCAAAGATTTATTAGAATATTATCCTTATCGTTATGAGGACTACCGCCTTCGTTCTTTAAGTGAAGTTAAGAGTGGAGATAAGATTACGATTCAGGCTAAAGTGATTGGGATTCCTGTCTTGCAACGTTACGGGGGCAAATCTCGGTTAAGCTGCAAGATGATGGCGGAAGAATGGATGTTTACAGCGACATGGTTTAATCGCCATTTCCTGCGTGAACAATTGGTAGCAGGCCGGGAAATCATTTTGAATGGCAAGTGGGATCAGCAACGGATGCAGCTTACGGTGTCTGATTCGGAGTTCCCTGATCAAGGGATCAAGAAAGGTGGCAGTCTGCAGCCTGTCTATTCCGTAGGAGCTAAGATCACGCAAGCGTGGATACGCAAAACGATCGGACAAGCGCTGACACAGTATAGAGAGATGATTCCCGAGATACTTCCGCAGGAATTGCTGAGGAAATATCAGTTGCTGCCACGTAAGAAGGCCATTTCAATTATTCATCAACCTGAAGATACCCAAGAGGGACAGCAAGGTAGACGACGGATGGTGTACGAAGAGTTATTCTTGTTTCAGTTGAAAATGCAAGCGTTCCGATCTCTGAGTAGAGGACGGATGGATGGTATAGTCCATACTGTTGAGAATTCAGCAATACGTGAATTTGTGAGAAGTCTTCCTTTTGAATTGACGGATGCCCAGAAGAAAGTGGAACTGGAAATCCTGCGTGATATGCGAGCTTCCTATTGTATGAATCGCTTGCTTCAGGGAGATGTAGGTTCAGGGAAAACGATTATAGCAGCAATCGCTCTGTTTGCCACGGTGAGATCAGGATTCCAAGGTGCATTGATGGTGCCCACGGAGATATTATCTGAGCAACATTTACGATCCTTGGTCCGTTTATTTGAGCCTTTTGGCATCACCGTAGGTCTGCTTACGGGTAGTGTAACTGGACGTAAACGTAAGGATTTACTGGCATCCTTGCAAATGGGCTTGATCGATGTTGTCGTAGGAACGCATGCTTTAATCCAAGATGAGGTGTTTTTCCGCAATCTTGGTTTGGTCGTTACGGATGAGCAACATCGTTTCGGTGTTAACCAACGGAGTGTATTACGGCGTAAAGGTTATAATCCCGACGTATTGACGATGACAGCGACACCGATCCCTCGTACTTTGGCTATTACTTCTTTTGGGGATATGGATGTCTCTACCCTTACGGAGCGCCCAAAGGGACGTATCCCGATCTCTACGTATTGGGTGAAACATAGTATGATGGACCGTGTGCTTGGATTCATCTCCCGAGAAGTGGATCAAGGTCGGCAGGCTTATCTCATCTGTCCGTTGATTGAGGAATCTGAGAAGCTAGATGTACAGAATGTAATTGATCTGCATATTCAGATGCAACAAGCCTTTCCAAGCTATCGTGTGGGACTACTGCATGGTCGAATGACACCAGCGGAGAAGGAAGAAGTCATGCAAGCTTTTAATCGTAATGAAGTGCAGTTACTTATATCAACTACAGTGGTAGAGGTTGGAGTGGATGTTCCCAACGCTTCGCTCATGATCATTATGGATGCGGATCGATTCGGGCTATCTCAGCTGCATCAGCTACGAGGACGAGTGGGTAGAGGTCAACATGCCTCCTATTGTGTGTTGATTGCAGATCCGAAGTCTGAGGTAGGACAAGAGCGGATGAAAGTCATGACGGAGACAGATGATGGCTTCGAGGTATCTCGTCGGGATCTCGACTTACGTGGACCTGGAGATTTTTTCGGTACGAAGCAGAGTGGTCTACCTGATTTCCGACTTGCGGATATGGTAAGTGATTTCGCAGTGCTGGAACAAGCACGTGATGATGTCTCTGAGTTACTGAGTGAGGCTTCGTTCTGGACATCGCCATCCTATGAACCCCTTCGTCATTATTTACAACAGGAGCAGATTTTCCAAGAAGACCTGATCGATTAG
- a CDS encoding DegV family protein: protein MTHTVIVTDSTADIPEELAKKHGIHVVPLRLQFGGESLLDGVEISAKEFYDRLDKATELPTTSQPSPADYVRVYEQIQEEHPGASILSIHISSGLSGTYQSALIAKSMMEENVDLTVVDSLSASYGFGLLVVHAARLASQGMAVEDIVIAVEQLRKERKLYFLVDTLEYLQKGGRIGKAAALFGTLLNIKPILSIDQEGIIYAVEKVRGRNKAVARMIELFKQDLGNIGKINVAVGHTANPATAESFLTELSGHFELEEVVLTNVGSVVGSHVGRGTIAVFIWPA, encoded by the coding sequence TTGACTCATACCGTTATAGTTACGGATAGTACTGCCGATATTCCAGAGGAGTTAGCGAAAAAACATGGAATTCATGTTGTTCCGTTACGGTTACAATTTGGCGGGGAATCGCTTCTTGATGGGGTGGAAATCTCAGCCAAGGAATTTTATGATCGTTTAGATAAGGCGACAGAACTTCCAACAACATCTCAGCCTTCTCCTGCCGATTATGTTCGCGTGTACGAGCAAATTCAAGAGGAGCATCCTGGAGCATCGATTCTTTCCATTCATATATCTTCAGGGTTAAGTGGGACTTATCAATCTGCACTTATTGCGAAATCAATGATGGAAGAGAATGTTGATCTTACGGTTGTGGATTCTCTTTCAGCTTCGTATGGTTTTGGACTCCTTGTTGTACATGCAGCACGCCTTGCTAGTCAAGGTATGGCAGTAGAGGATATTGTGATAGCGGTCGAACAGCTTCGTAAGGAGCGCAAGTTATATTTCCTTGTGGATACTTTAGAATATTTACAAAAAGGTGGAAGAATCGGTAAAGCAGCGGCATTATTTGGTACTTTACTTAATATTAAGCCGATTCTCTCGATTGACCAAGAAGGTATTATTTATGCGGTTGAGAAAGTAAGAGGGCGTAATAAGGCAGTTGCACGTATGATTGAATTATTCAAACAGGATTTGGGTAATATTGGAAAAATTAACGTTGCGGTAGGTCATACAGCAAACCCGGCTACGGCAGAGTCTTTCTTGACTGAGCTATCTGGTCATTTCGAACTGGAAGAAGTCGTATTGACTAACGTTGGCTCTGTTGTAGGCAGCCATGTGGGTAGAGGGACTATTGCAGTATTTATATGGCCTGCTTGA
- a CDS encoding DAK2 domain-containing protein — MSKRSLNGIDFTSMVLLGAEQLQQHAEHVNSLNVFPVPDGDTGTNMNLTMTAGVAELKKNNSESIGHSAGVLSKGLLMGARGNSGVILSQLFRGFGRYAATYEELNTQQFAAALQVGVDTAYKAVVKPVEGTILTVAKEAAKHAVYCARRTSDIVELMEQVLMKAKEALSQTPELLPILKQVGVVDSGGQGLVYIYEGFLQYLKGGTELNLGGDLASRTAPQANQSPIQATKLAFEVPMSAQSCLETEDIEFLYDMEFFINRQIGEVQAQEFDEEQFRKSLSVNGDSIIVIADDEIIKVHVHSKSPGEVLNLALKYGEITQIHILNMREQHRDLLSAGLDSASMSELFVDIPMDGEIATPVVAEPPADEIAPYGFIAVSSGQGITDIFTSLGVDAVLFGGQTMNPSTEDFVNAISTISAQHIYILPNNSNIVLAAQQARELLEGERSVTVIPSKSIPQGMSAAFAFSEEESEETNTESMLAAIAHVKSGQVTHSIRDTVIDELDIKAGQYIGIQNSNIVTASEDLLGTCQDLLSQMLVNHDEIVTVLAGEDTDPAMTAQLATWLQEQYPDAEVEIHDGGQPIYYYLFAVEA; from the coding sequence TTGAGTAAGCGTTCTTTGAATGGAATAGATTTTACTTCAATGGTTTTACTAGGAGCAGAACAATTGCAACAACATGCAGAACATGTTAATTCCCTAAATGTATTTCCGGTTCCAGATGGAGATACGGGGACGAACATGAATTTAACGATGACCGCAGGAGTGGCTGAGTTAAAGAAGAATAATTCTGAATCGATCGGACATAGTGCTGGTGTACTATCTAAAGGCCTTCTTATGGGGGCACGTGGTAACTCGGGTGTAATCCTATCGCAGCTATTTCGTGGATTCGGTCGTTACGCAGCTACATATGAAGAGTTGAACACACAACAATTCGCTGCAGCGTTACAAGTTGGTGTTGATACAGCTTATAAGGCTGTGGTTAAACCTGTTGAGGGTACAATCCTCACGGTGGCTAAGGAAGCAGCTAAGCATGCTGTGTACTGTGCTAGACGCACTAGTGACATTGTCGAATTGATGGAACAAGTACTTATGAAAGCGAAAGAAGCGTTATCACAGACGCCAGAATTACTACCTATCCTTAAGCAGGTAGGTGTTGTGGATTCAGGGGGACAGGGTCTCGTATATATTTATGAAGGATTCCTTCAGTATTTGAAGGGTGGAACAGAGTTGAATTTAGGAGGGGACTTGGCTTCTAGAACGGCTCCCCAAGCTAATCAATCACCGATTCAGGCAACTAAGCTAGCTTTTGAGGTTCCTATGAGTGCTCAATCGTGTTTAGAGACAGAAGATATTGAATTCTTGTATGATATGGAGTTCTTTATTAACCGTCAAATAGGAGAGGTACAAGCACAAGAATTTGATGAAGAGCAATTTCGGAAATCATTATCAGTGAACGGGGATTCTATTATCGTGATTGCTGATGATGAAATCATCAAAGTGCATGTTCACTCTAAATCACCAGGCGAGGTTCTTAACCTGGCTTTAAAATATGGCGAAATTACACAAATTCATATTCTGAATATGCGTGAACAACATCGTGATTTACTCTCTGCAGGATTAGATAGTGCATCTATGTCAGAATTATTCGTAGATATTCCGATGGATGGCGAGATTGCGACACCGGTTGTAGCGGAACCGCCTGCCGACGAGATTGCACCTTATGGTTTCATTGCCGTATCATCTGGACAAGGGATTACAGATATTTTCACCAGCTTGGGTGTTGATGCTGTGCTCTTCGGAGGACAAACGATGAACCCAAGTACGGAAGATTTCGTGAATGCTATTTCGACTATTTCTGCGCAACATATTTATATTCTGCCTAATAACTCAAATATCGTACTTGCTGCTCAGCAGGCGCGCGAGCTATTGGAGGGAGAACGCAGTGTAACGGTTATTCCTAGTAAGAGTATCCCTCAAGGGATGTCGGCTGCTTTTGCATTTTCTGAAGAAGAGAGTGAAGAGACGAATACCGAGAGCATGTTAGCAGCTATCGCACATGTGAAATCAGGTCAAGTCACTCATTCCATTAGAGATACGGTTATAGATGAATTGGATATCAAGGCTGGTCAATATATTGGTATTCAGAACTCTAACATTGTAACGGCTAGTGAAGATCTTCTTGGAACCTGTCAGGATCTGCTCTCTCAGATGCTAGTCAATCATGATGAGATTGTAACTGTACTAGCTGGTGAAGATACGGATCCAGCGATGACAGCTCAACTTGCAACTTGGTTACAGGAACAATATCCTGATGCAGAAGTAGAGATTCATGATGGTGGACAGCCAATTTATTATTATTTATTTGCTGTTGAAGCCTAA
- the rpmB gene encoding 50S ribosomal protein L28 — protein sequence MSRKCYITGKKPGTGNHVSHANNRNRRSWGVNVQKVRILVDGKPKRVYVSTRALKSGKVTRV from the coding sequence ATGTCTCGCAAATGTTATATTACAGGTAAAAAACCAGGCACTGGTAACCATGTATCTCACGCAAACAACCGCAACCGTCGGTCTTGGGGAGTTAACGTTCAGAAGGTCCGCATTTTGGTAGATGGTAAGCCAAAACGTGTTTATGTCAGCACTCGCGCACTTAAATCAGGTAAAGTTACTCGCGTCTAA
- a CDS encoding transposase encodes MAKKGQVFQQYTNEFKEVAVKEYLKGLASFKVVAENLGIRNCTQLKVWVRKWRDGEEFDVRKSLSNPLKGRTRTSFASVEEERDHLKVQVDYLKKRYPNLVKEASSVSKTTIK; translated from the coding sequence ATGGCTAAAAAAGGACAAGTATTTCAACAGTATACGAATGAATTTAAAGAAGTAGCGGTCAAAGAATACCTTAAGGGATTAGCAAGCTTCAAAGTGGTGGCAGAAAACTTGGGAATTAGGAACTGCACACAATTAAAAGTATGGGTGAGAAAGTGGCGAGATGGAGAGGAATTCGATGTACGTAAAAGCTTATCTAATCCGTTAAAAGGACGAACACGTACGTCTTTTGCCTCTGTAGAGGAAGAGCGAGATCACCTGAAAGTACAGGTGGACTACTTAAAAAAGCGGTATCCAAATCTGGTAAAGGAGGCTTCCTCAGTCAGCAAGACAACTATCAAGTAA
- the spoVM gene encoding stage V sporulation protein SpoVM, giving the protein MKFYTFKLPRFLGGFVKAILNTFNKN; this is encoded by the coding sequence ATGAAATTTTACACATTCAAGCTACCTAGGTTCTTGGGGGGATTTGTCAAAGCAATTCTTAATACTTTTAATAAAAATTGA
- the rpe gene encoding ribulose-phosphate 3-epimerase — MIKIAPSILSADFAKLGAEVAEVEAGGADWIHVDVMDGHFVPNITLGPPIVNAIQHYTALPLDVHLMIEQPERYIADFAKAGAKVITVHAEACTHLHRVVHMIKELGVQAGVAINPGTPASVLREVLPDLDLVLVMTVNPGFGGQTFIPRTLQKIREIRQSLNEASLLDVHIEVDGGVTVETAPLVANAGADVLVAGSAVFGQSNRALAISQIRGSIRGK; from the coding sequence ATGATCAAAATTGCGCCATCCATATTATCAGCTGATTTTGCTAAACTAGGAGCGGAAGTTGCCGAAGTAGAAGCAGGCGGGGCAGATTGGATACATGTTGATGTGATGGACGGGCATTTTGTTCCTAACATTACGTTAGGTCCACCTATCGTTAATGCCATTCAGCATTATACTGCACTCCCACTTGACGTACATCTAATGATTGAACAACCTGAACGATATATAGCAGATTTCGCGAAGGCGGGTGCTAAAGTGATTACGGTACATGCTGAAGCGTGCACACACCTGCATCGTGTTGTTCATATGATCAAGGAGCTTGGTGTACAAGCCGGGGTTGCAATTAATCCTGGTACACCTGCTTCGGTCTTGCGAGAAGTTCTACCTGATCTTGATCTAGTGTTAGTGATGACAGTGAATCCTGGTTTTGGTGGACAGACCTTCATTCCACGAACTCTCCAGAAAATCCGTGAAATACGTCAATCTCTTAATGAAGCTTCATTGCTAGATGTTCATATAGAGGTGGATGGTGGAGTAACAGTGGAGACTGCTCCACTCGTAGCTAATGCAGGCGCGGATGTATTAGTAGCAGGCAGTGCAGTATTTGGACAGTCTAATAGAGCGCTAGCCATTTCTCAGATCAGAGGAAGCATAAGGGGGAAGTAA
- the rsgA gene encoding ribosome small subunit-dependent GTPase A, giving the protein MPDGVIVKALSGYYYVKPILNGRAVTTEGQPAIQCRARGVFRDRGISPLVGDHVVYTLSDHDEGTVTEIKPRHSQLIRPPIANVQFAVLVFSLREPDLNLPLLDKFLVHIEHSGLNAIICLTKQDLLDGKVMDKKDPIIFVQELYEQIGYEVILTSSRSGMGQEQLRERLAGHICVFSGQSGVGKSSLLNALMPSLNLETNEISMKLGRGKHTTRHVELIELDNGAFVADTPGFSQLDFLEMEVGDLSSCFREFKPFSDECKFRGCSHLHEPGCKVIAAVKQGEIAQIRYDNYMQFYAEMKDKKRRY; this is encoded by the coding sequence ATGCCAGATGGTGTAATTGTAAAAGCGCTAAGCGGTTATTATTACGTTAAGCCAATTCTTAATGGTAGGGCGGTAACTACGGAAGGGCAACCAGCGATCCAATGTAGAGCGCGTGGAGTATTTAGAGATCGAGGAATATCTCCTTTGGTAGGAGATCATGTTGTATATACTTTGTCTGATCATGATGAGGGCACAGTGACTGAAATCAAGCCACGTCATTCACAATTAATTCGCCCGCCGATAGCTAATGTACAGTTTGCAGTGCTTGTCTTTTCCTTACGTGAACCAGATTTGAATTTACCACTATTAGATAAGTTTCTTGTGCATATTGAGCATTCTGGACTTAATGCAATAATATGTCTAACTAAACAGGATCTATTAGATGGAAAAGTGATGGATAAAAAAGACCCCATTATCTTTGTGCAGGAACTCTATGAACAGATCGGTTACGAGGTTATCTTAACGAGTTCTCGATCTGGGATGGGGCAAGAGCAATTACGTGAACGACTTGCTGGGCACATTTGTGTATTCTCTGGACAGTCGGGAGTAGGTAAATCTTCTCTTCTTAATGCACTAATGCCAAGTCTTAACTTGGAGACAAATGAGATTAGTATGAAGTTGGGTCGAGGTAAACATACGACTCGTCACGTGGAACTGATTGAATTAGATAATGGTGCATTTGTAGCAGATACACCTGGTTTTAGTCAATTGGATTTCTTAGAAATGGAAGTAGGGGATTTATCCTCATGTTTTAGAGAGTTCAAGCCCTTTTCAGATGAATGTAAATTTCGTGGCTGTAGTCATTTACATGAACCTGGGTGTAAGGTGATTGCAGCTGTGAAACAAGGTGAAATTGCACAGATTCGATATGATAATTACATGCAGTTCTACGCAGAGATGAAAGATAAAAAGCGGAGGTATTAA